ttttttaaatctttatagttaataaacaataatagttataacgtaaaaatgcaaaaaaaacctgcatttttagttaaaaaaaaaacttgaattctCATGAAAGACTTGAAACTAGAACTCCGTGCTTATATGCCATAACTTTATCCGCTTGGCCACGCAAACTTACGAGTTTTAAAGTTAACCCTTTAAGCggcacctttttttttagcCGTACATCCAAATGCGCGggttattttgaataaaactcaactttttactaattcaaatttaatatgaaaataatgtataaaaatatcatttaaaacacAGTATTAGTGAGAAAACATgttattaatactaaaaaatatatattttaacactagtagtatttttttgaatgataGAGTTGGAAACATGGTGCAGCACACAACCCTACATCACAAGGGGTGCACTCATAACGAGAATCTTTTCTTTTCCCCTTTTTTCTGCATACAACACACCTCCGTTGAGGTGCAGTTTTACATTCTGTTTCCGGAGCATATGATGGAAAATGACGATGCACTAATCGCATTGGATTTCCATCAAGACTTAGTCTCCCACCCTGTCCGGATGTTACTATGTCATAACcataaaaagaaactaaagcaCTAACAAGCTGCATTCTGAATTCTAAAGCCTTTAGTTTACCTCCTAACATTTTGTGAATGACTTGTGCATTAAATATGGAAAGATTAATcagatgaaaataaaacttcttatACCACTTTTTCACCCTTTTTCGCTCACAAGCATAGGAGGTGGTCATTTGATCACTAAGATCAACACCACCCATGTTGCTGTTGTAAATGTGGATAACAGTTGGTACTTCTTTCCTTGCACCTTTACGTAAGACAATTTCTAAAGTATCAGGTATGCAGGTGGTTATCATGTAAACATCACGTTTATCCTTCCATTGCATTACCATGAATTGATATCCTTGCTCGTATGCAACACACCTTTCATTTGATTTCAATTTTGCGTTAATAACATCTTTTGGTAGATACTTTCTGTAGCTTCGTAATGTTCCCACAACATCAGTCTTTCTTTGAATAAGAAAATCACAAATTTCCAATGAGGTATACCAATTGTCAAGGTATATACACCGTCCAACATCTAACAGTTCTTCAGATAATGACATTACTACATCGGTGGCCTGATATTTGTATTGTTGAGAAATTTCTGTGCCAGCACCAAGGTATATAATTTGATTCCAGACATATCCTGTTTTCCCACATGCCAATGCAAACGTCTTAATACCGAAGTGTGCACTTTTTGATCGTATCGATTGTTTAAACGACAGCCTTCCCTTCCACAAAAGTAATGATTCATCTATGGATATATCACGTCCTGGTTGTAACAATTTTCCAGCGGTTAACAATGTACTCCtgaatgtatttaatttttatatccttTGTATAACTTTTGTCCACAAAACTAGAAATATCTACAAAATGAAGAAATCTCTCTagcaataataatttgttttgcgATCGTATACTTTTAAAGCCTGGTGTTTCAAACAGTTTGCTTTTTGTATAGTACATTCGCAATTTGGGCTTTCGAATAATACCACAGTAGATTATCACTGCAAAATGAAGGCGTATGTCACGAGATGTAAATATAGCTCCactattgataaatttaaatatacgaGAGCTTCTTTGAAATACTTTACCTCCTGTCATTTGGTTAAAGTATATGTTAGTTTGTTCAGCAATGTACTCACAAAGTTcgtttgtaataatatattcaaataattcAAGAGGGTCAGAGTTTTTTATATCTCCATTGACTTTTTcttcagaaataaaattaaatcgtCTCATTCCTTCTTTAGGAGGTTCCTTTTGCCAATTTAAATTCTCATAGCAACTAACTTTCTTCTTCTTTAGAGCTGGAACTACTTTTATATTCTTGATATTTTGCTCAATTGATggaatattcttaaaattatcGTCACTGTAATCACTCAGATATAATTCTTCATCTGTTTCTGATTCGATTAAAAATTCTATTTCACTTCTATTTCACttctaaccctaaccctaaccctgtcAGATTAAGATTCTGTCAACGAAGAAAGATCTGAGTCTTCTTCCAAGACAAAATTTACAGCGTCTTGAACAGATATTGATCGTCGTTtatctaccttttttttttttatttctaaacgaAATTTGTGTTTATTAGTTCCGTAGAACATTCGAGAATAGTAAAATCGTGGTTTGAAGGGTGTATGACTAATTTTAAGGTGTTACAAACTCTATAAGTAATACCTTATACCAGTGCGTATTATTACGGCGGTGCTCCTTAACTCCTAAAACGGTCCTCCGTATTATTACGGCGTTTTGTCTTAAAGGGTTaagttatttatctaataataattCTGCCGGTATctgtttttagaattatttccCGACATTGCCGGCAATTACCTTTTgagataaagtataaaaaatacttagtgcttacctatattttttttgaaataatccCAGATTAAAGATGTTGTAAAAGGCAAAACGAGTGAAGAttagttttctttaataactaaAGCATACtaatgtttaattgtttaaaactaaagtttagtGTTGAATGTTGAACACAGAACAAAGCGAGAATACGATACCACGAGAGaattaattaaagtaacaataccagaagagaaattaaaatatgaatgcGATATCAcacaattaattaaactaaaataactgTAGTGACTGTTACGAAATCAATTCCCCTTGAATAATCATTTCTAATAAGCGTTTAGAATAGTCATTAACGATTGCATCACAAACAATTCCCTTTGGagaattatatgaaaaattctAATTAATGATAGTTACAAAACTAATTCCCTTTGAACAAACATTTCTAATAATCGTTTAGAATAATCATTAACCATTGCATCACAAGCAATTTTCTATGGAGAATTATATGAAAAACACTCTTTAACGATTGCAAAACTATTTCCTTGTAGATTATATCCGCGCAAAAAAATTTTCGCTTGAatggaataaaaatttgatagagTTGGAACTACAACATGGAAAATTACACATTGCAGGGGCTGATCCAGGTTATTGTTCTAGGGGGGTAGTCggaccaaaaaaaatataaaaaattaggtttgcgttttttcaaaataaaacaactgttTCATTTGATATTTAGAATGATTTTAGAAAGGTtgtataatagtaataataaatatattgaatggttatataaattttttttattttttcttattttttttttattttatctataatattttgaagtttgacGTTTCTTAGATAGGGAAAGAAGTAGTTAACCCGAATGCCAAATGATACTATCGGTACCAAACAATACCAACATAACCGATAACTTTTGATACTAGTATCGATATCGATACCGTAAGGTATCGCACCGAGACCAAACGATACCAACATAAACGATACTTTAGATACCAGTATCGCATGATCTTGAAGTCGATACTGTAAAGTATCATATCGAGACCAAACGAGACCAAACGGTACCAACATTAACGATACTTTCGATAACAGTATCGCGTGATTTCGATACCGATACATTATGGTATCGCACCGATACCAGACGAGAAATCGAGACTCGAGACCGATTATCTAGTGTCTATTAAACAGctgttaagttattatatttgggTAGTCAGAAGTAAGCAagtcaatttttcaaaaaacgagttaagaataaattttattagttttaattagtaaaaatgagTTAAgtatacttttattgttttgtaataaaaaagttgaattaaaaatatgccAAATTAACGCAGTCTAATCAACGttcaattatttaaagaaaaactagtgaactttttcattttaaattaaaataagtattgttatttttattatgattatgattatttttattacttttatattcattaaaatttaatgtatataaaagtaataaaaataaaaagaatataaaaagttcaacttttaatattttaattttaacaatgttaaataaattaaattgtccAATCACCACGTAAACTCATTTAATTTTGACCCCTCATATATCATCAATTAGCTGTAAGATCTACGTTTTATCAGACTTTTTGGCGCGAAGCTCAGGAAGTCAGAAGAAAACTTAAGCTTAGTTTTagctttaaaaatgttgcaCAACATGTTGTGCCACTTTGTTGACaacaattaatttgtttatgtttcCGTAACAACAAAGTTGTTCTACAACTATTGGAAACCAATCTTTATTTCAAACagccaaaatatatttttgtcaaacaattttatgacgggggtatttttttgtttttgttttttgttttgttttgtttgcttATAATTTCTCCGtttgataacatttataattttaaagtatataaataaaaacattggcGGGGCATTtttttgtcttatcaccgaccCCCATTTTTACGTATTtacaataattgtaaaatatgtgtatagtttacaaattatttattgaaaaatataaaagtaaaaaatattttaaagataaataaaaaatcataaaaaaaatttataaaaaaaattcaactaataATCTCtatacaaaatatttcttaaacgtaattataaagatatatgaatatataataaacatataaaatgtCTAACTCTGAAGTGAAGCCGTATTGGGATGGCGAAACAATGTTGGAAGCCATTTTTAATTAGGGcaaaaaacttacttaactagataaagttttaaaattttaaacatcgaAACGGTGGATGTCAGCGCTGGGAATGACTCTAACagatatataaaagtaaatgattgattttttcaaagatttataagtataatattttaaaaaataaagtaaaaataaagtgCTAAAATCCAAGATGtataacaacttttataatattagaaataaattatcaagtagAAGAATGCATTTTTTTCGGTTGAGTTTGAAAAGATAAAAGGAAGTTGGTAGATCAAAATTCTGCGAAGCAATATGATTCCATAAGTGGGGTTCACAATAAGCAAtgtaaaattaatcaaattttgtgtgacaaaatggcttatttaaataattaatgtttCTCATATCGTATTTGTTGTCAGGTTTCAGTTTGAAAGTATCATTAAAAACGGTAGgctaaaatatgtttaaattacttacttctacataaatatacaaaacataaaattataaatgcattgatttcaaataaatttattaatctcAATATTCagtaaaaagagttttgtatctaaatttatttcagttttgTCAATATAAAGTTGTGACAAGTTTGTTGGTAATAATCGCTTTTTTACAAATGGAAAAAAGTCCATTTGgttctaataatatttaaagttaacttattatatttaaaccagttagatatatattttaattcttcATACATAGTAGTATAGAGTTCAAAGATATTACTGGTTAAGAGAAATAAAGTGGTATTATTTGCATACATGATGCTTATTAGGCTACAAgcttaatttatataatttatatatattaagaaaagtaGGGGTTTAGGGATAAAATCCTGAGGAATACCACAGACAATATTAAGGCAATAGTTTTGATAACCGTCATTActaattacaaacttttttctttttgttaaacagTCTCTAAACCTTTTTAAGCAATTCCTTTAACTccatatatttaagtttttgaagtaAAATGTGACGATCTACTGAGTCAAAAGCTTTTCATAGGTCATTGAAAATGCTTAACATATAACACAgtggcggatccagcattttttgatcattgagatagctaacttccagacatgtagctaactccaaacatttatatgtttatacttatgtcaaataataaaagtttgcaaaaaattgcgatgattggaggctgagaacaaaaaagccccaaaacttttgctacacctgccccaaacgtgagaccaacaagttgataaattattttttgtactattctcaactagacttatattcatcaataattttttaagtttcatagtattatctctaagcgttcaaaaattatgaccatataaaatttgcgtAGGATAAAATCTTAGATCTAAAGCGTTTAAAAAGCTTACTGAAACGTGAGTGATGGTTTATGACTATTAGTCAAAATTTTACTatgtaaaattatgtaaaacatgAATTATGTAAAACATATTGCAAATAACAGGGGCAAAAAGTAGATATAATTTGTCCAATCGCCAACACCCATAAgttctaaaattatttcttcATAGTTTAAATATTGCTTCTGCCAATTAATTTGAAGCCAAATTATTGTTTGTTGCTAATTGACAATTGGCACATTATCTTcgtttaatttcttaaataaacacGGTATTTGGAacctctaatatttttgaaagatttttctCTACCATTGAAAAAATACACTCTACCTTAGCACTCTTACCGACGCACAAAAATacactaaaagttttaaaaagtctaCATTTAGGCTGAGACAAGCAAACGTGTTCATTTTATTtgaaggtttttaaaaaagcttgtgACAACATTTGAAAAtcatctatatatttttttaagattttattgttCCCCTACTATAACTGTAGGAAgctctttttatgtttttcatataTTGCCTTTAGAAACTccacaacttaattttttatttttatatatatcgtTGATTTTGTACgttttttatattagcattaCGTTTGATAGCAATCTATTCAGATCGAAATATGAcgaacaaactaaataaaaaaatctgactgctttatttatgttttaaattatcacagaattttagcacaataaaaatttacaacaaaaaaaatcgctgaaacaataaaaatgttcaagtactcagtttttttgaaacttaagGGGTATTTTCTGCAAATTTGGGCTTGCAAAACATAagttagtatatattatatttactcacctttgtaaatgtaatatatacTATCTTAGTATATGCCAGCGAGCAGTCTATTCAGCAGTGCTGGGCCATTATTCAAGTAATAATTCAGCACTGCTGAACAGATTGCTGAAAGACTACTCACTGGCATATACTAATCTAGTATGTATGTAAGCTAGTATAGACTGCTCACTGACAGATATTTAGCTAGCTTTTGTCtgtgtaattaaaaaactaatttttaaccaAATCTGTAAGCAAGATAAAGGTGAGTAGGATGTTGCAAACAAGAAAAAATGGAGTAGAACGTTTCAGGAAATTTTTGGTtatgacatttaaaatttttcaacttgaattctcaatttatttattttttatttgattgcgAACAGCAAACCATCTATATCTATTTAACCAGATATGCAATTAAGTTTACGTTTTCagatttgtttctttatagatACAACAGTTTGCTAGATCTAACCTTAAacttatttccattaaaatctATTGGTATTTTACCCAGAGGCAATGCCACAAATAAAATGAGGATGGGGTGAATCCTTAAAAAGTACTGACTAgcttatacaattaaaaaaaagttctcaaaactaaaacttattaagaattaaaacaaaacctttttaaaaaactaaaaatacttttagcttttttaaaaaggttttgtttatttcaatcaATCAGTGTTGTAAGTTGTAACtaacaatttcattaaaaatgctGAGAATATGTGGTTcccttttttattcatttgtttAGATTTAATGCTGAATTAGCAAACTGTCACAAACGTGGTAgcaaatttcttataaatattaaggaatattgaacaaatttcttataaatattaagGAATATTTACCCAAAATTTTTACATCAccaaatgaataaaattattattttaataaataggagaataaagtcaataaaaaaaaaaattttaacataatttattcaaaatatcaaacttaaaaattttttacatgttacaagtttttgtgtcaaaaaaaaattgttttgcctaTGGAGTTGAAAtttccaattttaactttttaatattattttgaatatgaAACTCCAAActtatttgattgttttagaGAAAATGaagtgtttctttaaaaaatattttagaggtCTCCGCCAAAAACTAATTCTGGCAAGGGCCGCCGGTAGGAGAAAAAAGCTACTAGAGGCGGCCtcataatcattttacataCAAAACATCTTGTGGCAGCAGCCACTAATAGCTTCTTTCTTTTGGTGATCGCCAGCagaatttgttttattcatgtTTTAAATCATCACCGCCAAAAGCCAACAGTAGCTACGCAAGAAAAGTTGAGACGGTAAGATTTTCGCCGTTTATCAATTCTGCttgaaatattataatttcAGAAAACatgatctttatttttgtgtatgattacatttatttaacttGTAAATACGGTTATAGTCATTTACCTTGTAACTATGGTTACAGTAGGTGTTTGactaaatattaaacaaattaaaaaatgtgtttcctATACGCCACAAAACCATAATTAGTTCAGaactttttcaagatttttaaatttagcaagCTAAAGTTGCCATCGAAAGCATTCGAGccaagatataaaatatttttttaaatatatgatgtttaataaatttgatttaattttatattttcaaatatatatatatatatatatatatatatatatatatatatatatatatatatatatatatatatatatatatatatatatatatatatatatatatatatatatatatatatatatatatatatatatatatatatatatatatatataaaggtctAGTTTTAAGTAAGTAAACCtcaaagaaaataaatgtttattaccAACCACTGGGTTTTGCATTAGTACTTACAGTTTCTGAAATGCTATGTGCAAATCgaaggtttttattttctctcCATTTACATAATACCTTTTTAAAGGACTTCCGCCATCTCTGATTTAAAACAACGTATAAAATGGGATTTAAAGCAGAGTTTATATaatgaagtattttaaaatacttaagtaatattttgtttggCGAACTAAAAAGCGATACTACGTTTAGCGACATAAATGGTGtccaactaattataaaacaacttAGAATTAATGATAACGTCAATGCTGCTTTCAACTCGCGTCTCAAATGTCGTGTCGTGTTCAGAGAAttggtcttgaaaattttattttttgttgaatgtCTAACGAGTTCTTGATTATctgtttgttgattttttcctttcttatttaaattttcatttataattaaatctgcatttttctttttacttagaTTATCATTTTGAAATCTGTTCATTGTTTTATCAagcttatttaattcttttgcatgcttttttgCAACAACTCCCATTATTACATATGATAAAACCATGACTGTAACAGGAAAACCGTAAGTGATAAAAACAACCGAAACAGTAAATTGGTTAGCACTTGTTGCATGAAAGTTCATTCCTATCAGCGTATATGAAAACATTAATAGCCATGTTATTCCTACTGCAACCCAAGCtgtttttctgcttaccttttCCTGGTGATAATATGGCATCGCAATCGCTATAGCTCGGTCAACAGCAACTAATGCTAAAGAGTATATCGAAAGAACACTCGGCGTCATATCTCCGACGTAATATAACTTATTGTGTATAtgattacatataaaaaatgaaatggaGAGGGGTATTGAGAATAATGCTACAAAGAGATCGCTTGCAGACAAAGATAACATAAACACGTTAGTAACAGTATGTAGAGATTGAAACTTgtagtaacaaataaaaactacgATATTTCCAATAGTTGCTACGATTGATATTGTTagaaacaaacataaatcaaaccAGACTAATGAATTGTTCGGTAATTCACAACCTTGAGTTTGATTGACAGCTTGGTTAATAATTGTTGAGTTGTtcataatgtaaattaaaatgagtATCTTTATATGTAAGACTAAAACTCCGAAtgctaaaaagaaaattttgtaatttaaaatgattgttAAATCAAGAAActatattaagatttaaaataaaataaaagcataaaataaaacgtaaaatttaaattagatattaaatattttaataaatattaattgaaatttgttataaaatagaATACAATTGAAAAATAACTCATAATAATTTCACCCATTTCTTCGTAATTTGGTTTGCGTAGCTCTAAATGTTTGACATATTTTATGTGGAATTTTAAAGTAAGAATAAAAGTAGAGAAGGACCTGCcacttttttgacaaaaaaggAAAATCTGATAACGATTAGAATATTCTAAAAAGAACTTTGATGTCATATCCACTGAGTAGCTTAATAAGgtgagttttaatttaaatcaatttcaattaaaacttgccttactaattaaatattaagtataaataaagcCGATCAGTAGCAATCAAATCAAAATCTTggaagacatgtaaaattattatttattacatttctGAAAAATTCGATATGCAATGCTCAGCAAATGGACACAAGTAATTAAAAGCAGTCACAATCTCTTTAACAACTAATTATTCTAAAACTGCTTAGAGTCAGTCCTGCCAAGTTTGAATTTTTGTGCACACAAGCATAAAAACTGCACACATTAATTCTTTGTTCGCATGGTTGTAAATTAATGAGAACAGCTTTACTATTAATTGGATtactgttgataaaaaaaattttaaagttatttttatggtTTGTTTTCTAATGGAATCCAATCATTGATATTACATATAAGGAAAAGATTTGTGCATAATACGACTACCTGAAAAATGAGTAAACGTGTTATTTTGAATGTATTAGTATTTCAATGTAAAAATGTggtcttttaaaacattagcaacctttttgtaactatttaaaaaatactcaaatcAATAACTAATGGCATAtcctttattttttagaatcatagcacattttttttagcatagaattgatttttttatcacattttcTTGTGTAATCTCATTTCACGTGTCTAAAATAGCTTCATGTAGCTCATCGGTTTTTTGAAAGTTCAGcttgatgttaaaaattttcaatcgAAATTTAGATTATCTGATTGAGCTAGCCTCACCATTTCTGTAATTTAGTTTGTTGCAAACGATTTTTTAGAGAGTTTAGACGTGCGTTTCCTTTTTGAAACATACATAGAAAAATCAAGTTATTATCAGCTTAAGTAACCATCTTTTCCTCAATTATATATATCGATAAACAAAACAATCCAGAATGGATTTCCGCTCCAACTccactaaaatcaaaaaaacaaccCCAAACCATTGGACCGTTTCATTTGTATATTTAGGATACaaacatttatctttatttctaGGTACCATTgaatttttattgctattaggactttttaaactaaactttgtTTCATCACTACGCAATACTCTCTGCAATACTCTTTTCCAATCTCTGCAATACTTTTTTTGCAACCATTAAAAATCCAGTATTtgcaaatttagttttagaaattGAATTCTTCCggaaattgaaaagttttttttactt
This Hydra vulgaris chromosome 04, alternate assembly HydraT2T_AEP DNA region includes the following protein-coding sequences:
- the LOC105843159 gene encoding muscarinic acetylcholine receptor M3, yielding MNNSTIINQAVNQTQGCELPNNSLVWFDLCLFLTISIVATIGNIVVFICYYKFQSLHTVTNVFMLSLSASDLFVALFSIPLSISFFICNHIHNKLYYVGDMTPSVLSIYSLALVAVDRAIAIAMPYYHQEKVSRKTAWVAVGITWLLMFSYTLIGMNFHATSANQFTVSVVFITYGFPVTVMVLSYVIMGVVAKKHAKELNKLDKTMNRFQNDNLSKKKNADLIINENLNKKGKNQQTDNQELVRHSTKNKIFKTNSLNTTRHLRRELKAALTLSLILSCFIISWTPFMSLNVVSLFSSPNKILLKYFKILHYINSALNPILYVVLNQRWRKSFKKVLCKWRENKNLRFAHSISETVSTNAKPSGW
- the LOC136079225 gene encoding piggyBac transposable element-derived protein 4-like codes for the protein MLVPFGLVWSRYDTLQYRLQDHAILVSKVSFMLVSFGLGAIPYGIDIDTKTDEELYLSDYSDDNFKNIPSIEQNIKNIKVVPALKKKKVSCYENLNWQKEPPKEGMRRFNFISEEKVNGDIKNSDPLELFEYIITNELCEYIAEQTNIYFNQMTGGKVFQRSSRIFKFINSGAIFTSRDIRLHFAVIIYCGIIRKPKLRMSTLLTAGKLLQPGRDISIDESLLLWKGRLSFKQSIRSKSAHFGIKTFALACGKTGYVWNQIIYLGAGTEISQQYKYQATDVVMSLSEELLDVGRCIYLDNWYTSLEICDFLIQRKTDVVGTLRSYRKYLPKDVINAKLKSNERCVAYEQGYQFMVMQWKDKRDVYMITTCIPDTLEIVLRKGARKEVPTVIHIYNSNMGGVDLSDQMTTSYACERKRVKKWYKKFYFHLINLSIFNAQVIHKMLGGKLKALEFRMQLVSALVSFYGYDIVTSGQGGRLSLDGNPMRLVHRHFPSYAPETECKTAPQRRCVVCRKKGKRKDSRYECTPCDVGLCAAPCFQLYHSKKYY